A section of the Agarivorans litoreus genome encodes:
- a CDS encoding polysaccharide pyruvyl transferase family protein yields the protein MTKKDTHYLIAAVPYSDNFGDALIHNSLAWKLENYDISSEALDIAGRHNFERSAQQNAIKDKILKSRFEWVRQLFIPLNSMLVAVKNYRNWMSKVKAADVVLMGGGNLISDVYLNFPLKLYFLSLFCYFANTNYAVVYVGVAKRMSGPGRWLFKRLFAAKQCLYISVRDAASKDNIAYLFGAQIADKVVVSIDPAVNLNLSYSEAPHSDLSKQAYAAINIVNPVVLMVNSDNDVSFNEQDYQQWISQCVAKVKAAGLLPVLYTNGAQEDQQYMQDIASSLPDAKIVSVEQVDDLVKVVSQAQCVFATRLHSAISAFSFSVPFTVMSWDSKVSAFVEAVKLPTSMLFDFSREGMQQHSETIQLADMPELQQQVAQARHKVVNAWDVEFRDMLQRLEQYQAESQLS from the coding sequence ATGACTAAAAAGGACACCCATTACCTTATTGCTGCAGTTCCTTATAGTGATAATTTTGGTGATGCATTAATTCATAATTCGCTGGCATGGAAGCTAGAAAATTATGATATCTCCAGTGAGGCCTTAGATATTGCTGGAAGGCATAACTTTGAGCGCAGTGCTCAGCAAAATGCAATTAAAGACAAGATCTTGAAAAGCCGTTTTGAATGGGTACGCCAGCTATTTATCCCTCTCAATAGTATGCTGGTGGCCGTTAAAAACTACCGTAATTGGATGAGTAAAGTGAAGGCCGCTGATGTGGTGTTGATGGGCGGCGGTAACCTAATTAGCGATGTTTATCTTAACTTCCCGCTTAAGCTTTATTTTCTATCACTGTTTTGCTACTTCGCTAATACCAACTACGCGGTAGTGTATGTTGGGGTGGCTAAGCGTATGTCTGGTCCAGGGCGCTGGCTGTTCAAGCGGTTGTTTGCGGCTAAGCAGTGTTTGTATATTTCGGTACGCGATGCTGCCAGTAAAGACAATATCGCTTACTTGTTTGGCGCGCAGATTGCCGACAAGGTGGTGGTGAGCATAGACCCCGCTGTGAACCTGAACCTTAGTTACAGTGAAGCGCCACACTCCGATCTTAGTAAACAAGCATACGCCGCCATTAACATTGTGAACCCGGTGGTATTAATGGTTAATTCTGACAACGATGTGAGTTTTAACGAGCAAGACTACCAGCAATGGATCAGCCAGTGTGTGGCTAAGGTTAAGGCTGCTGGTTTGTTACCGGTGCTTTATACCAATGGCGCCCAAGAAGACCAGCAATATATGCAAGACATTGCCAGCAGCTTGCCCGATGCAAAGATAGTAAGTGTAGAGCAAGTCGATGATTTGGTTAAAGTAGTTAGCCAGGCGCAATGTGTATTTGCTACTAGGCTTCACTCGGCAATTAGTGCCTTTTCTTTTTCGGTACCGTTTACCGTAATGAGCTGGGACAGCAAAGTGAGCGCCTTTGTTGAAGCGGTGAAATTACCCACTTCAATGCTGTTTGATTTTAGCCGCGAAGGCATGCAACAACATAGCGAAACCATTCAATTAGCCGACATGCCCGAGCTGCAGCAACAAGTTGCTCAAGCTCGTCACAAGGTAGTAAACGCTTGGGATGTAGAGTTTAGAGATATGCTGCAACGCTTAGAGCAGTATCAAGCGGAGAGCCAGTTATCATGA
- a CDS encoding glycosyltransferase family 4 protein, which translates to MKILHVTETLVGGVETYLNTIIPYQAECYGTDNILVLAPQQHVAEDAPLKAYYRCFDRPSRSLGSCASLAKLFKQAVIDFDPDVIHIHSTFAGVVCRIPGLINKRSHRKVVYCSHGWCFDGYSGIKAKVFSLIEKVLAYRVSSVINISHHDFESARQQKIPEHKMVVFENALDDLDQDIQRAENQGMLKLLFVGRLDKQKGVDLLIEAIRQVETEVELHIAGASVVSKQQLNLSDCRVIQHGWCSQEQLRELYASVDALVVPSRWEGFGLVVIEAFRQGLPVVVSDAGALPSLVAEGSTGYVFENSNSNALAKVIGQLDRATLSAMSKQCREVFVSRFEAKRLNTQLTDLYAAAD; encoded by the coding sequence ATGAAGATATTACATGTAACCGAAACCTTGGTTGGCGGCGTAGAAACTTACTTAAACACCATTATCCCTTACCAAGCAGAGTGCTATGGCACCGACAATATTTTGGTGTTAGCGCCGCAGCAACACGTAGCGGAAGACGCGCCCTTAAAGGCCTATTATCGCTGCTTTGATCGCCCAAGCCGCAGCCTAGGTTCATGTGCAAGTTTAGCTAAGTTGTTTAAGCAAGCGGTTATCGATTTTGACCCCGACGTAATTCATATCCACAGTACTTTTGCTGGTGTGGTTTGCCGGATCCCAGGCCTAATTAACAAACGTAGTCACCGGAAGGTGGTGTATTGTTCCCATGGCTGGTGCTTTGATGGTTACAGCGGCATTAAAGCTAAGGTGTTCTCACTAATCGAAAAGGTATTGGCCTACCGAGTCAGCTCGGTGATTAATATTTCTCATCATGATTTTGAAAGTGCCCGCCAGCAAAAAATTCCTGAGCATAAAATGGTGGTGTTTGAGAACGCTTTAGATGATTTGGATCAAGACATACAGCGAGCCGAAAACCAAGGCATGTTAAAGCTGTTGTTTGTCGGGCGTTTAGACAAACAAAAAGGCGTAGATTTACTCATTGAAGCCATTCGCCAAGTAGAAACAGAAGTAGAACTGCACATCGCCGGAGCCAGTGTGGTATCTAAGCAACAACTTAATTTATCTGATTGCCGAGTGATTCAACATGGTTGGTGTAGCCAAGAACAACTTCGTGAGCTGTATGCCAGTGTAGATGCGCTGGTTGTGCCTTCACGCTGGGAAGGTTTTGGTTTGGTGGTAATAGAAGCATTCCGCCAAGGTTTGCCGGTTGTCGTGAGTGATGCAGGTGCTTTGCCCAGTCTAGTCGCCGAGGGAAGCACCGGTTATGTGTTTGAAAACAGTAATAGCAATGCTCTTGCCAAAGTCATTGGCCAACTCGATAGAGCAACGCTTAGCGCAATGTCTAAACAATGTCGTGAAGTATTTGTAAGCCGCTTCGAGGCTAAACGTTTAAATACTCAATTAACCGATCTGTATGCAGCGGCCGATTAG